Proteins encoded by one window of uncultured Draconibacterium sp.:
- a CDS encoding RagB/SusD family nutrient uptake outer membrane protein has translation MKKIICILLILIPATLFNSCSEFLEENPVDRYVVSNVYTDESGAVASVTSIYNGLYSLYERLMFLVFDLPVDDEKNGRGMPNQYLQNLEYMRYTPNNTFVRNFWRDSYSGIFRANNALEQIPNIEMDETLKTRLMNEAKFLRALYYFNLVRAFGDVPLPLGTSVEETVTGRVPVADVYAQIISDLNDAKALPKSYSGSDVGRATSGAASILLGSVYVTMKNWNAAVTELGAVVNNEGSYGYGLWEDVKDNYRVATENGKECVFSVQFDSPPSNGNGDMQLSGPKYALQATYKTQQIPGRNQMNEADIPIEELYAQFSDKDQRKFVYFSKEFTSPIDTTIYRVDLPIYTKAWDENEFNAPNSAVNRFVLRYVDALLLYAEALNESGDPVGAYTHLQRVRSRAYHDDPEGILTGDKTKENLTEWIRRERWMELVHEGKRWFDLVRWGILKERMFEHAENESQFTDSFEAAQKLQIKENFKDAMVLMPIPQTELDANQLLVQNPGWE, from the coding sequence ATGAAAAAAATTATATGCATTCTATTAATACTAATACCAGCAACATTATTCAATTCATGCAGCGAATTTCTCGAGGAGAATCCTGTTGACAGGTATGTAGTGAGTAATGTTTACACCGACGAATCGGGTGCCGTTGCCTCAGTTACCTCAATTTATAATGGTCTATATAGTTTATATGAAAGATTAATGTTTTTGGTTTTTGACCTTCCCGTTGACGATGAAAAAAACGGTAGGGGTATGCCAAACCAATACCTACAAAATCTTGAATATATGCGTTACACTCCAAACAATACTTTTGTAAGAAACTTTTGGAGAGATAGCTACAGTGGAATTTTTAGAGCAAACAATGCACTGGAACAAATTCCAAATATAGAAATGGATGAGACCTTGAAAACCAGGTTGATGAACGAAGCTAAATTTTTACGGGCACTTTATTATTTTAATCTTGTGCGGGCATTTGGCGACGTTCCTTTACCATTAGGAACATCTGTTGAAGAAACGGTTACCGGACGTGTGCCGGTTGCTGATGTTTATGCGCAAATTATTTCCGACCTTAACGATGCAAAAGCCTTGCCTAAAAGCTATAGTGGATCTGATGTTGGTAGAGCTACTTCGGGTGCAGCCTCTATACTTCTCGGATCGGTTTATGTAACAATGAAAAATTGGAACGCGGCCGTAACCGAGCTCGGTGCTGTTGTAAATAACGAAGGAAGCTATGGTTATGGTCTTTGGGAAGATGTAAAGGATAATTACCGTGTTGCAACAGAAAATGGTAAAGAATGTGTTTTTTCTGTTCAATTTGATTCACCCCCATCAAATGGAAATGGCGATATGCAGCTTTCAGGTCCTAAATATGCGCTACAGGCTACATATAAAACACAGCAAATACCAGGTCGTAATCAAATGAACGAAGCAGACATACCTATTGAAGAATTATATGCTCAGTTTAGCGATAAGGATCAACGAAAATTCGTGTACTTCAGTAAAGAATTTACTAGTCCTATTGATACAACCATTTATCGGGTAGACTTACCTATTTACACCAAAGCATGGGATGAGAATGAGTTTAACGCGCCAAACTCAGCGGTCAACAGATTTGTTCTTCGATATGTAGATGCACTTTTGCTGTATGCAGAAGCTTTAAACGAAAGTGGAGATCCTGTCGGTGCATATACGCATCTTCAGCGCGTTCGAAGCAGAGCTTACCATGATGATCCTGAGGGTATTTTAACAGGAGATAAAACTAAAGAGAATTTGACAGAATGGATAAGGAGAGAACGTTGGATGGAACTTGTTCACGAAGGCAAACGTTGGTTTGATTTGGTTCGTTGGGGAATTCTCAAGGAAAGGATGTTTGAACATGCTGAAAATGAGAGTCAATTCACTGATTCTTTTGAAGCAGCACAAAAATTACAAATAAAAGAAAATTTCAAAGATGCGATGGTATTAATGCCAATTCCTCAAACGGAGTTGGATGCCAATCAACTGTTAGTTCAAAACCCCGGCTGGGAATAG
- a CDS encoding sulfatase yields MKKQLRIGMFIMVVGAFLCSCTSKKEEVAQHPNIIYIMSDDHAYQAISAYGYGLNETPNIDRLAKEGAIFTRACVTNSICAPSRAVLLTGKHSFINGKVDNVQPFNWDQPNFPKLLQANGYQTAMIGKIHLDGIPQGFDFSMVLPGQGSYYNPDFLIDGERVRKEGYCTDIITETTLDWLKNKRDPNKPFCVLYHQKAPHRNWKSAPEYFSLYDDKTFDPPSNYFDDYSGMGTAAREQEMKIDEHARWGHDFKMIVDPNGDSTGFDRELARFNEKQVEDWLAAYTPKNEAFKAEYPNLSEKEIGLWKYNRYIKDYLRTIKSVDDGVGELLDYLEESGLDENTIVIYTSDQGFYLGEHGWFDKRFMYEESFRTPLLVRYPKEIKAGTSINKLVQNLDFAPTILDYAGVEAPAEMQGESFRKLVSGETGEWRDAVYYTYYEYPSVHMVKRHYGVATDRYKLMHFYYDIDEWEMYDLETDPQEMHNIYDDPAYADVQQMLHEKLQDLRVKYGDSDELNQKYLEAYLEHQEQRRNRSRN; encoded by the coding sequence ATGAAAAAACAATTAAGGATCGGTATGTTCATCATGGTTGTTGGGGCGTTTTTATGCTCGTGCACATCAAAGAAGGAGGAAGTAGCACAACACCCCAATATTATTTATATTATGAGTGACGACCATGCTTACCAAGCCATTAGCGCTTATGGGTATGGATTAAATGAAACACCAAACATCGACCGCCTGGCCAAAGAAGGTGCCATTTTTACCCGCGCATGTGTCACCAACTCAATTTGCGCCCCAAGTCGCGCGGTATTGCTTACAGGTAAACACAGTTTTATAAACGGGAAAGTGGACAATGTGCAACCTTTCAACTGGGATCAGCCAAATTTCCCAAAACTACTTCAGGCAAACGGCTACCAGACAGCTATGATTGGAAAAATTCATTTGGACGGAATTCCTCAGGGATTTGATTTTTCAATGGTACTTCCGGGGCAGGGTAGTTACTACAATCCTGATTTTCTTATCGACGGCGAACGGGTCCGAAAAGAAGGTTACTGTACCGATATTATTACTGAAACCACGCTCGATTGGTTAAAGAATAAACGCGATCCCAATAAACCTTTCTGTGTGCTTTATCACCAGAAAGCACCTCATCGTAACTGGAAATCAGCACCCGAATATTTCAGCCTGTACGATGATAAAACATTTGATCCTCCATCAAACTATTTTGATGATTACAGCGGAATGGGAACAGCTGCCAGAGAGCAGGAAATGAAAATAGATGAACATGCACGTTGGGGGCACGATTTTAAGATGATTGTTGATCCGAATGGAGACAGTACAGGTTTTGATCGTGAATTAGCCCGTTTCAACGAAAAACAGGTAGAGGATTGGCTTGCGGCCTATACGCCAAAAAATGAGGCTTTTAAAGCTGAATATCCAAACCTCTCGGAAAAAGAAATCGGACTGTGGAAATATAACCGTTATATCAAAGATTATTTGCGCACCATAAAATCGGTAGATGACGGTGTGGGAGAACTACTCGACTATTTGGAAGAGTCGGGATTGGATGAAAATACAATTGTTATTTATACCTCCGATCAGGGATTTTACCTTGGCGAGCATGGCTGGTTCGACAAGCGTTTTATGTACGAAGAATCTTTCCGCACACCACTTTTGGTACGTTATCCGAAAGAGATTAAAGCCGGAACAAGTATAAATAAACTGGTACAAAACCTTGATTTTGCACCTACTATTCTTGACTATGCAGGCGTTGAGGCTCCAGCAGAAATGCAGGGAGAATCGTTTCGTAAATTAGTTAGTGGTGAAACTGGTGAGTGGCGCGATGCAGTATATTATACTTACTACGAATATCCATCGGTACACATGGTAAAAAGGCATTACGGAGTAGCGACTGATCGTTACAAACTCATGCATTTTTATTATGATATTGATGAGTGGGAAATGTACGATTTGGAAACAGATCCGCAGGAGATGCATAATATTTATGATGATCCCGCATATGCCGATGTACAGCAAATGCTTCACGAAAAACTTCAAGATCTGCGTGTTAAATATGGCGACAGTGATGAGTTGAATCAAAAATACCTGGAAGCATATCTTGAACATCAGGAACAACGAAGAAACCGCAGCAGAAATTAA
- a CDS encoding sulfatase, with the protein MKTLNLNQLNLKGNTSNSRYFLIIFLILAPVFTNAQPNILLIFSDDLNTRIGPYMEVNDHTPNLDRLANEGVMFTRAYCQYPLCGPSRASIMSGLYPSTNGVLVNDDSPGSYKKINTALKDHPSMAGFFRERGYFTARVSKIFHMGVPGGIERGEPGGDEPDSWDYAFNVMGPETLSPGELELLSPKNPHYGSNFARLILPDSLRYYQTDYIAANQAIAILQSRAKEVARGATNKVKIKPDSPFFLAVGFVRPHVPLIATESCFANYPDEESVLPPVVIEDNVPEQALVRQNKNIWGMNDIQQKKTISSYMASVKFMDEQVGRLLNTLDQLGLRKNTIVIFLSDHGYNLGEHDCWSKTSLWEGTVRVPLIISVPGMEQTNGVKCESITELIDLYPTLVDLGGYSEEKPVILQGNSLVNYLENGNVADNNAEAFTITNRGNAGTLTFGNYRYTRWGDKAETGNEELYDHSSDPEEFKNLADESDQAELLKEMRNRFEEAMKRSNTSLGQ; encoded by the coding sequence ATGAAGACATTAAACCTAAACCAATTAAACCTAAAAGGAAATACCTCGAATTCGAGGTATTTCCTTATTATATTCTTGATTCTGGCTCCTGTGTTTACCAATGCGCAACCAAATATCCTGCTGATATTTTCGGATGATTTAAATACCCGGATTGGCCCGTATATGGAAGTCAACGATCATACACCAAATCTTGACCGACTTGCCAACGAGGGGGTCATGTTCACTCGAGCATATTGCCAGTACCCGCTTTGCGGACCTTCCCGCGCGTCTATCATGAGTGGTTTGTACCCGTCTACCAACGGTGTGCTGGTTAACGACGATAGTCCAGGAAGTTATAAAAAGATTAATACGGCGCTAAAAGATCATCCGTCAATGGCTGGCTTTTTCAGAGAGCGCGGTTATTTTACTGCCCGTGTATCAAAAATATTTCACATGGGTGTACCCGGCGGAATTGAACGTGGTGAACCTGGCGGTGACGAACCCGATTCGTGGGATTACGCTTTTAATGTTATGGGACCCGAAACGCTTAGTCCGGGAGAACTGGAGTTGCTCTCACCCAAAAATCCGCATTACGGATCAAATTTTGCCCGCCTAATATTACCGGATTCGCTGCGTTACTATCAAACCGATTATATTGCCGCAAACCAGGCGATTGCGATCCTCCAAAGCCGGGCAAAGGAAGTGGCCAGAGGAGCTACAAATAAAGTAAAAATTAAGCCCGATTCTCCGTTCTTTCTTGCAGTGGGTTTTGTCAGGCCACATGTGCCACTGATTGCAACCGAAAGTTGCTTTGCCAACTATCCTGATGAAGAATCGGTTTTACCACCCGTTGTGATTGAAGATAATGTGCCTGAACAGGCACTGGTCAGGCAAAACAAGAATATCTGGGGAATGAATGATATCCAGCAGAAGAAAACCATCAGCTCGTATATGGCAAGCGTAAAGTTTATGGATGAACAAGTTGGTCGGTTATTAAATACTTTAGATCAACTGGGTTTGCGTAAAAATACCATTGTAATTTTCCTTTCCGATCATGGATATAATTTGGGAGAGCACGATTGTTGGTCGAAAACCAGTTTGTGGGAAGGAACCGTAAGAGTGCCGCTTATCATCTCCGTTCCGGGAATGGAGCAAACCAATGGCGTGAAGTGTGAGTCGATTACTGAATTGATTGATTTGTATCCGACGCTGGTTGATCTCGGGGGGTATTCTGAAGAAAAACCCGTTATACTTCAGGGAAATAGTTTGGTTAACTACCTTGAGAATGGGAATGTTGCAGACAACAATGCGGAAGCCTTTACCATTACTAATCGAGGCAATGCCGGCACTTTAACATTTGGCAACTACAGATATACACGCTGGGGAGATAAGGCAGAAACCGGAAACGAAGAACTTTATGATCATAGTTCAGATCCGGAAGAATTTAAGAATCTGGCTGACGAATCTGATCAGGCGGAATTACTAAAAGAAATGCGTAATCGTTTTGAAGAGGCGATGAAAAGATCGAATACATCTTTGGGGCAGTAG
- a CDS encoding site-specific integrase yields MIGVTTAIVLDKRIQKKDETYAVKLRITHNRYQKYYPINEFLTVEEWEKTNDNKSRGDYKKNRVYFNQIEKRAIDIIKELHPFSFPAFEKKFNQDSTKQLDALMLMQSYIDKLKEEKRFGSAQTYNDSLKSIKKFNATKRRRKILVWTITSEWLQEYEGWMKDKGRSVTTIGMYLRCLRTIVNIAIENGSLSKDEYPFGKRKYQIPTSRNVKKALTLTDIKKIFDYKPVDVYEERARDFWILSYLCNGINIKDIALLQNKNIQGNKLIFLRAKTENTSKSELKEISVPINDEIKSIIAKWGNESQDKDDYIFSFISKGDSPEKQFNKIKYAIKKINKFLKKIGETLELNLKLTTYTARHSYATVLKRSGAPIEFISESLGHKDLKTTENYLDSFEDEVKEAYQKKLLDF; encoded by the coding sequence ATGATTGGAGTTACGACTGCTATAGTGTTGGATAAAAGGATTCAAAAGAAAGATGAAACCTATGCGGTCAAACTTAGAATAACACATAATCGCTACCAAAAATACTATCCTATAAATGAATTCCTGACAGTTGAAGAATGGGAAAAAACGAATGATAATAAATCTCGTGGTGACTATAAAAAGAATAGAGTTTATTTTAATCAAATTGAAAAACGTGCTATCGATATTATTAAAGAGCTTCATCCGTTTTCATTTCCAGCTTTTGAGAAAAAATTTAATCAAGACTCTACAAAGCAATTAGATGCGTTAATGCTAATGCAAAGTTACATCGACAAACTAAAGGAAGAAAAAAGGTTTGGGTCTGCTCAGACTTATAATGATTCACTAAAGTCAATTAAGAAGTTTAATGCAACCAAGAGAAGAAGGAAGATTTTGGTTTGGACAATAACTTCTGAGTGGCTGCAAGAGTATGAAGGCTGGATGAAAGATAAAGGTAGGTCTGTAACTACTATTGGGATGTATTTAAGATGTTTGAGAACTATCGTAAATATTGCAATTGAAAACGGAAGTTTAAGTAAGGATGAATACCCCTTTGGAAAGAGAAAGTATCAAATTCCGACTTCGAGAAATGTAAAAAAGGCTTTGACACTTACAGATATAAAAAAAATTTTTGATTACAAACCGGTTGATGTTTATGAAGAAAGAGCCAGAGATTTTTGGATTTTGAGCTACTTGTGTAATGGCATTAACATTAAAGATATTGCCTTGCTGCAAAACAAAAATATACAAGGAAATAAGCTAATATTTCTTAGAGCTAAGACTGAGAATACGTCAAAGTCTGAATTAAAGGAAATCTCAGTTCCGATAAATGATGAGATAAAAAGCATAATAGCCAAATGGGGCAATGAATCACAAGATAAAGATGATTACATTTTTAGTTTTATCAGTAAAGGTGATAGTCCTGAAAAGCAGTTTAATAAGATTAAGTATGCCATCAAAAAGATTAACAAATTCTTGAAAAAGATTGGTGAAACATTGGAGCTCAATTTAAAACTAACCACCTACACCGCCAGGCATTCCTATGCTACAGTGCTTAAACGCTCTGGTGCACCTATAGAGTTCATCTCAGAGAGCCTGGGACATAAAGACTTGAAAACAACAGAGAACTATCTTGATTCATTTGAGGATGAGGTTAAAGAAGCATATCAAAAAAAGTTGTTGGACTTTTAA
- a CDS encoding helix-turn-helix domain-containing protein translates to MSTNSKELEKLNQLLSQQNLMKKEVLTVDEASIYLGISKSNLYKKTSAQKIPHYKPEGKIIYFKREELDDWMLRNRQSTVEEISDKAANLIIRKGGLS, encoded by the coding sequence ATGAGTACAAATTCGAAAGAGCTTGAAAAGTTGAATCAACTTCTGTCCCAGCAGAACTTGATGAAAAAGGAGGTTTTGACTGTAGATGAGGCAAGTATTTACTTAGGTATAAGCAAGTCAAATCTATACAAGAAAACTTCAGCCCAGAAAATCCCTCACTATAAACCCGAGGGAAAGATAATTTACTTCAAAAGGGAAGAACTTGATGATTGGATGCTTCGGAACAGACAGTCTACTGTGGAAGAAATCTCAGATAAGGCAGCAAATCTAATTATTAGGAAAGGGGGTTTGTCATGA
- a CDS encoding phage antirepressor KilAC domain-containing protein produces the protein MENLNRYNLSQAARILNIKSIGRSKIYKILRKLSIVDETNKPFQRFIDEGYLDFGLPTIRIPGFTVQTPVTLVVGERGLEFLRNVIEGYLKENQGPVIYKRKSKRITFDGDSIIIEDAFEE, from the coding sequence ATGGAAAATCTTAATAGATATAATTTATCTCAGGCAGCGAGAATTCTCAATATTAAAAGTATTGGAAGGTCAAAGATTTATAAAATACTGCGGAAATTAAGTATCGTTGATGAGACAAATAAGCCCTTTCAAAGATTTATTGATGAGGGCTATTTGGATTTTGGGTTGCCAACTATTCGTATACCAGGTTTTACGGTTCAAACACCGGTGACATTGGTAGTTGGAGAAAGGGGACTGGAATTCCTGAGAAATGTAATCGAGGGCTACTTGAAAGAGAATCAAGGTCCTGTCATTTATAAGAGAAAGAGCAAGAGAATAACTTTTGATGGTGATAGCATCATAATTGAAGATGCTTTTGAGGAATAA
- a CDS encoding DEAD/DEAH box helicase family protein, which translates to MLSQLEYPRKLKYSSDSNHLPIEFYLDTIPHCKRIDLKLGYFSSNAIRTLSYSFAQFIFNGGTLRIVTNHYLSKKDNDILVEIPGEGFRATEVQQFLTKDLARLEEIIRNGEQHFFDCLKYLRKNNRLIIQPVMLKPKGMVHYKEGLLYDGKDTLFFEGSCNFTYKGLVENAESISIWRSWGENNETDRIKDEQEGFETIITRSNDYYKYLSVNEIEEVIFKKGQNKNLDELIEEELTVLKKLNDIPIIKRRYKKHVEEFEKKVFKQNSEPKFPFEGKARDYQNRAYTKWVENNYKGIFAMATGTGKTITSLNCLLNMYKDSKYYQCIIVVPTLVLLSQWIKEVKKFNFDNVFTSSASGWEKDLSLFLFLASNGEEINFIFITTYASFNSTKTQRIIRNKKLDNVLLIADEVHNLGSRKSINNIAHNITQRIGLSATPNRKYDDHGSNVVEEYFNSFSPCYTFSFPLLRAINENYLTKYEYYPFFASLTYDEIKEYKGLSKELLKHYDFKRNVYKESAEFLLIQRKRIIHQAQNKKIVFREILDNLIKLEEGNLSHTLVYVPEGYEHDYSEADDYNIADEDLRIINEYSKIINEYGLTTYQILSETKERDEVLDRFNKGRISVLTAMKTLDEGVDVPATRNAIFCASTGNPRQFIQRRGRILRRYEEKEMARIYDIVIVPSSQCWEEEPIHIREKLQIMEKNIFRSEIYRIANFLYACENRQDLSIGKDENLQKIVELASKFEIDLDGLIIELIQEDNNCN; encoded by the coding sequence ATGCTATCACAGTTAGAGTATCCAAGAAAACTAAAATATAGTTCGGATAGTAACCATCTTCCAATTGAGTTTTATTTGGACACGATACCTCATTGTAAAAGAATTGATTTAAAACTGGGATACTTTAGTAGTAATGCTATAAGAACCTTATCATATAGTTTTGCTCAGTTTATTTTTAATGGAGGTACTCTTCGAATTGTCACGAATCATTATCTCTCAAAAAAAGATAACGATATCTTGGTTGAAATCCCGGGGGAAGGTTTTAGAGCAACTGAAGTACAACAATTCTTGACAAAAGATCTCGCTAGGTTAGAAGAAATTATTCGAAATGGAGAACAACATTTTTTTGATTGTTTGAAATATTTGAGAAAGAATAATCGGTTGATTATTCAACCAGTCATGCTTAAACCTAAAGGGATGGTACATTACAAAGAGGGGTTATTGTATGATGGGAAAGATACGTTGTTTTTTGAGGGGAGTTGTAATTTTACTTATAAAGGATTAGTTGAGAATGCAGAGAGTATTAGCATTTGGAGATCATGGGGAGAGAACAATGAAACAGACCGAATCAAAGATGAACAAGAGGGCTTTGAAACTATCATTACAAGATCGAATGACTATTACAAATATTTATCAGTAAATGAAATTGAAGAGGTAATATTTAAAAAGGGACAAAATAAGAATCTTGACGAATTAATTGAAGAAGAATTAACTGTCTTAAAAAAGTTGAACGATATACCTATTATTAAAAGGAGATATAAGAAACATGTAGAAGAATTCGAAAAAAAAGTATTTAAGCAAAATAGTGAGCCAAAATTTCCTTTTGAAGGGAAAGCCAGGGATTATCAAAACAGAGCATACACCAAATGGGTCGAGAATAATTATAAGGGCATTTTCGCTATGGCTACCGGAACTGGTAAGACTATTACTTCGTTGAACTGTCTTCTTAATATGTACAAAGATTCTAAATATTACCAATGTATTATTGTTGTTCCAACTCTAGTATTACTTAGTCAGTGGATTAAAGAGGTTAAGAAATTCAATTTTGATAATGTGTTTACTTCCTCAGCCAGCGGATGGGAGAAAGACCTGAGTTTGTTCTTATTTCTTGCCTCAAATGGAGAAGAAATTAATTTCATTTTTATAACAACTTATGCATCATTTAATAGCACAAAGACTCAAAGAATTATTAGAAACAAAAAATTGGATAATGTTCTATTAATTGCTGATGAGGTTCATAATCTGGGATCCAGAAAATCGATAAATAACATTGCACACAATATAACTCAAAGGATCGGTCTGTCTGCGACACCTAATAGGAAGTATGATGATCATGGATCAAATGTTGTTGAGGAATATTTCAATTCATTTTCGCCGTGTTACACTTTTAGTTTTCCATTATTAAGAGCTATTAACGAGAATTATTTGACAAAATATGAATACTATCCTTTTTTTGCATCGCTCACTTATGATGAAATTAAAGAGTATAAAGGACTATCTAAAGAGCTATTAAAACATTATGATTTCAAAAGGAATGTTTATAAGGAATCAGCTGAGTTTCTTTTAATACAACGAAAAAGAATAATACACCAAGCACAGAATAAGAAAATAGTTTTTCGTGAAATTTTGGATAATTTGATAAAGCTTGAAGAGGGTAATCTATCGCATACATTAGTGTATGTGCCAGAAGGGTATGAACATGATTATTCAGAAGCGGACGATTATAATATTGCTGATGAAGATCTCCGAATTATCAATGAATATTCTAAAATAATAAATGAATATGGTCTTACTACCTATCAAATATTGTCTGAAACAAAAGAAAGAGATGAGGTTTTGGATCGATTTAATAAAGGTCGAATTTCGGTATTAACTGCGATGAAAACGCTTGATGAAGGTGTTGATGTGCCAGCAACGAGAAATGCTATTTTTTGTGCTAGCACAGGCAATCCAAGACAGTTCATTCAAAGGAGAGGACGAATCTTAAGACGATATGAAGAGAAGGAAATGGCAAGAATCTACGATATTGTTATTGTCCCTTCGTCACAGTGTTGGGAAGAAGAACCTATTCATATCCGCGAGAAACTCCAAATCATGGAGAAAAATATATTTAGAAGTGAAATCTATCGAATCGCAAATTTTCTATACGCATGTGAGAACAGGCAGGATCTTTCAATCGGGAAAGATGAAAACTTGCAAAAAATAGTGGAGCTAGCTTCAAAATTTGAAATAGACTTAGATGGATTAATCATTGAATTAATTCAAGAAGATAATAATTGTAATTAA